The Nocardia sp. XZ_19_385 genome window below encodes:
- a CDS encoding ABC transporter ATP-binding protein: MISEEQEEAIDKSADPWTAYDDTMAGTGFWSMARQLPVMIGRVLRECWAVNRRDTAALVLCSLIAEVFTAVGLLATTNVLERLLAGGPTPDRLRSAAPALSLILAAIVLRGALRQAATWVRSRLEPQLRRSLSVRLMELSTGVRLSAFDDDVFHNTLHRVRERAQHAVPLLLDGTLRLLAGGISLVAVGGVLTVLHPMLLPLMVLALVPTWWASVRSAHLGYQVYAASSGAERRLETLTNLMADREPAGEVRAYTMRGFLLREFRQLAVHVQDRTLRMERRQALSQATGEALSAVGVGVVYLVLGALLFAGALPLAVAGTAVVAIQTAMSTLRAVVESLHWTYENALYYRDYLDFTAEAGRQQERRGGVAPPPEVDRISARGLTFTYPSGDRPALSGVDIDIAPGEIIALVGENGSGKTTLAKILSGLYEPDSGTVTYGDVPLTEIDLELLRDRIAVIAQNFTHWPFSARQNITIGRTDHPQSEVALQKAASAAGADEVFADLPKGADTLLDPTYQGGAELSGGQWQRIAVARGLYRDAPLLICDEPTAALDARTEHAIFETIRRHAAQRTVVLITHRLASVRYADRIYVLDHGRIAEHGAHRDLMARNGSYAEFYNLQAQAYE; the protein is encoded by the coding sequence GTGATATCCGAAGAGCAGGAAGAGGCGATCGACAAATCCGCGGACCCCTGGACTGCCTACGACGACACCATGGCCGGCACCGGCTTCTGGTCCATGGCGCGGCAGCTGCCCGTCATGATCGGCCGGGTCCTGCGCGAATGCTGGGCGGTGAACAGGCGCGATACCGCCGCGTTGGTGCTGTGCTCGCTGATCGCCGAGGTATTCACCGCCGTCGGCCTGCTGGCTACGACGAATGTCCTGGAGCGGTTGCTGGCCGGCGGGCCGACGCCGGACCGGTTGCGATCCGCCGCGCCCGCGCTGTCGCTGATCCTGGCGGCTATCGTGCTGCGCGGCGCTTTGCGGCAGGCGGCGACCTGGGTCCGGTCCCGCCTCGAGCCGCAACTGCGGCGCAGCCTGAGCGTCCGGCTGATGGAATTGAGCACCGGGGTGCGGCTTTCGGCGTTCGACGACGACGTTTTCCACAACACTCTGCACCGGGTGCGGGAGCGCGCTCAGCACGCGGTCCCGCTGCTCCTCGACGGCACACTGCGGCTGCTGGCCGGTGGTATCAGCTTGGTCGCTGTCGGCGGCGTGCTCACCGTGCTGCATCCGATGCTGCTGCCGCTGATGGTGCTCGCGCTGGTGCCGACGTGGTGGGCGTCGGTGCGGTCGGCGCACCTCGGTTACCAGGTGTACGCGGCCAGCAGTGGGGCAGAGCGGAGGCTGGAGACGCTCACGAATTTGATGGCCGATCGGGAACCCGCCGGTGAGGTGCGGGCCTACACGATGCGCGGTTTCCTGCTGCGTGAGTTCCGGCAGCTGGCTGTGCACGTGCAGGACCGGACGTTGCGGATGGAGCGGCGGCAAGCGCTGAGCCAGGCGACCGGTGAGGCGCTCAGCGCCGTCGGGGTGGGTGTGGTCTATCTGGTGCTCGGCGCGCTGCTGTTCGCGGGGGCACTGCCGCTGGCGGTCGCGGGCACCGCGGTCGTTGCGATTCAGACAGCCATGAGCACGCTGCGGGCGGTCGTGGAAAGCCTGCACTGGACCTACGAGAATGCGCTCTACTACCGGGATTACCTGGATTTCACCGCCGAAGCTGGCAGACAGCAGGAGCGCCGCGGCGGCGTGGCTCCGCCGCCGGAGGTCGACCGGATCAGCGCCCGCGGCCTGACCTTCACCTACCCATCCGGTGACCGGCCCGCGCTGAGCGGCGTCGACATCGATATCGCACCCGGGGAGATCATCGCGCTCGTCGGCGAAAACGGCTCGGGCAAAACCACTCTCGCGAAAATCCTGAGCGGACTCTACGAACCCGACAGCGGCACCGTGACCTACGGCGATGTGCCGCTGACCGAAATCGACCTCGAGCTGCTACGCGACCGGATCGCGGTGATCGCACAGAACTTCACGCACTGGCCGTTCTCGGCCCGCCAGAACATCACCATCGGCCGCACCGACCACCCGCAATCGGAAGTAGCACTGCAAAAAGCCGCGTCCGCCGCAGGCGCCGACGAGGTCTTCGCCGACCTGCCCAAGGGCGCCGACACCCTCCTGGATCCCACTTACCAAGGGGGAGCGGAACTCTCCGGCGGTCAATGGCAGCGCATCGCGGTAGCCCGCGGCCTCTACCGCGACGCCCCACTCCTGATCTGCGACGAACCGACCGCCGCACTGGACGCCCGCACCGAACACGCGATCTTCGAAACCATCCGCCGCCACGCCGCCCAGCGCACCGTCGTCCTGATCACCCACCGCCTCGCCAGCGTCCGCTACGCCGACCGCATCTACGTCCTCGACCACGGCCGCATCGCCGAACACGGCGCCCACCGAGATCTCATGGCCCGCAACGGCAGCTACGCCGAGTTCTACAACCTCCAGGCCCAGGCCTACGAGTAG
- a CDS encoding alpha/beta hydrolase: protein MPLKPEARAIVDAANASFPKLGTEVLDAVEARRMLAARPTVAVEPIPVRKVEERVVPGPEGAPPVRVRIYHPAGATGELPAVIFCHGGGFTICSLESHDQLCRAMANEVGAIVVSVDYRQAPEHRFPAAAEDAYAVLCWVAELKASLGGDPTRIAVAGDSSGGNLAAVTALMARDRNGPAIAYQLLIYPMLDPSRATPSYRDNAHGYFVTADHLRWYWEQYLGPDTATDNPYAAPARANDLSGLPPAHIVTAEYDPLRDEGEAYGARLRAAGVETEVLRYNGEFHGFFSMADHLPDAKEAATTAYSALRRALGG, encoded by the coding sequence ATGCCGTTGAAGCCAGAGGCGCGGGCGATCGTGGACGCGGCCAACGCGTCGTTCCCGAAGCTCGGTACCGAGGTGCTCGATGCGGTGGAGGCGCGGCGGATGCTTGCCGCCCGGCCCACGGTCGCGGTGGAACCGATACCGGTTCGCAAGGTCGAGGAGCGGGTGGTCCCCGGCCCCGAGGGCGCACCACCGGTCCGCGTCCGCATCTATCACCCGGCCGGAGCGACCGGCGAACTGCCCGCCGTAATCTTCTGCCACGGTGGCGGATTCACGATCTGCAGCCTGGAATCCCACGATCAGCTGTGCCGCGCCATGGCCAACGAGGTCGGCGCGATCGTCGTCTCCGTCGACTACCGGCAAGCCCCCGAACACCGTTTCCCGGCCGCCGCCGAAGACGCCTACGCGGTGCTGTGCTGGGTCGCCGAACTCAAAGCATCACTGGGCGGCGATCCCACCCGCATCGCGGTGGCTGGCGACAGCTCCGGCGGCAACCTGGCCGCCGTGACCGCCTTGATGGCGCGCGACCGCAACGGCCCCGCCATCGCCTACCAGCTGCTCATCTACCCGATGCTGGACCCCTCCCGTGCCACGCCCTCCTACCGCGACAACGCCCACGGCTACTTCGTCACCGCCGACCACCTGCGCTGGTACTGGGAGCAATACCTCGGCCCGGACACCGCCACCGACAACCCCTACGCGGCCCCCGCGCGTGCCAACGACCTCTCCGGCCTGCCACCGGCGCACATCGTGACCGCCGAGTACGACCCACTCCGCGACGAGGGCGAAGCCTACGGTGCCCGCCTGCGCGCGGCGGGCGTCGAAACCGAGGTGCTGCGGTACAACGGCGAGTTCCACGGCTTCTTCAGCATGGCCGACCACCTCCCGGACGCGAAAGAGGCCGCCACTACGGCATATTCCGCTCTCCGCAGAGCACTGGGCGGCTAG
- the kstD gene encoding 3-oxosteroid 1-dehydrogenase gives MEFDVVVVGSGAAGMTAALTAAYRGLSVVVLEKSAKFGGSTARSGGGVWIPNNPVLVREGVPDSPDLARVYLKEVVGDRVPQVKQDAFLDNGPRMMTYLQARTPHLQFVYDRGYSDYHPEKPGGLAQGRSIEPAIVDGRLLGKDLALINQPTMSGPKGIAFTVSDFHDLNMIGRTWKGKRTAVRVGAQAVVNRLRGRIPLSLGKALVARLWLALRDANVPVWLNTPLSELITSEGVVVGVRAERDGKPVEIRARRGVVLAAGGFEHNLEMRREYFTGPVSTDWTVGAVENVGEGIRAGESAGAALDLMDDAWWGPSVRNPDGPPFFCLAERSQPGGIMVNDAGERFTNESASYVDVVHTMFERHATGVGHVPAYFIMDQRFRDRYLFLGTFPKRPIPQKYFDAGIIKQAATLEELATAIGVPADKLTATVRRFNGFARAGRDEDFQRGESAYDQYYGDPTVRPNPCLAPIDQGPFYAVEMVPGDLGTKGGLVTDEHSRVLRADGAPIPGLYAAGNNSAAVMGNSYAGAGATIGPAMVFGYLAAQHLADLEQ, from the coding sequence ATGGAATTCGACGTTGTCGTAGTGGGTTCGGGCGCGGCGGGGATGACCGCCGCACTCACCGCCGCCTATCGCGGGCTGTCGGTGGTGGTGCTCGAGAAGAGCGCCAAATTCGGTGGTTCCACCGCGCGGTCCGGTGGTGGGGTGTGGATCCCGAACAATCCGGTGCTGGTGCGCGAGGGCGTGCCCGACAGCCCCGATCTGGCCCGGGTGTATCTCAAAGAGGTTGTGGGTGATCGGGTTCCGCAGGTCAAGCAGGACGCGTTCCTGGACAACGGGCCGCGCATGATGACCTATCTGCAGGCGCGCACCCCGCATCTGCAATTCGTCTATGACCGCGGCTATTCCGACTATCACCCGGAGAAGCCGGGCGGGCTCGCGCAGGGCCGCAGTATCGAACCGGCGATCGTGGACGGACGCCTGCTCGGCAAGGATCTGGCGTTGATCAATCAACCGACCATGTCGGGTCCGAAGGGAATCGCGTTCACGGTCAGCGATTTCCACGATCTGAACATGATCGGGCGCACCTGGAAGGGTAAGCGCACCGCGGTGCGGGTGGGCGCGCAGGCGGTCGTCAACCGGCTGCGCGGCAGAATCCCGCTGAGCCTGGGCAAGGCGCTGGTGGCGCGGCTGTGGCTGGCGTTGCGTGACGCGAATGTGCCGGTCTGGCTGAATACCCCACTCTCGGAGCTGATTACCTCCGAGGGCGTGGTGGTCGGTGTGCGGGCCGAACGCGACGGTAAGCCGGTGGAAATCCGGGCCCGGCGCGGAGTCGTGTTGGCCGCAGGCGGTTTCGAGCACAACCTCGAGATGCGCCGGGAGTACTTCACCGGCCCCGTCAGTACCGACTGGACCGTCGGTGCCGTCGAGAACGTCGGCGAGGGCATCCGCGCGGGTGAATCCGCTGGTGCGGCCTTGGATTTGATGGATGACGCGTGGTGGGGCCCGTCGGTGCGCAACCCGGACGGTCCGCCGTTCTTCTGTCTCGCCGAACGCTCTCAGCCCGGCGGAATCATGGTCAACGACGCCGGTGAGCGGTTCACCAACGAATCGGCCAGCTATGTCGACGTGGTGCACACCATGTTCGAGCGGCACGCCACCGGCGTCGGGCATGTGCCCGCGTATTTCATCATGGATCAGCGGTTCCGGGACCGATACCTGTTCCTCGGCACGTTCCCGAAACGGCCTATCCCGCAGAAGTATTTCGACGCGGGGATCATCAAACAGGCTGCCACTCTCGAAGAACTGGCAACCGCGATCGGCGTGCCTGCGGACAAACTGACCGCAACGGTGCGGCGGTTCAACGGATTCGCTCGCGCCGGCCGCGACGAGGACTTCCAGCGCGGCGAATCCGCCTACGACCAGTATTACGGCGATCCCACGGTGCGGCCGAATCCCTGCCTCGCGCCGATCGATCAGGGCCCGTTCTACGCAGTCGAGATGGTGCCCGGCGACCTCGGCACCAAAGGCGGACTGGTCACCGACGAACACTCCCGGGTGCTGCGCGCCGACGGTGCGCCGATCCCGGGACTCTATGCGGCAGGCAACAATTCGGCCGCCGTCATGGGCAACAGCTACGCGGGCGCGGGCGCCACCATCGGCCCCGCCATGGTGTTCGGCTACCTCGCGGCCCAGCATCTCGCCGACCTCGAGCAGTAA
- a CDS encoding LLM class flavin-dependent oxidoreductase has protein sequence MKFSMIFEAQMTNPSADHERQVLRDCVEQAVLAEEMGFDTVWAVEHHGLKWYAHMSAPEIFLTWVAARTSRIRIGHGVVCMPFNFNHPVRAAERAAMLDVLSGGRVNLGAGRGATPQETSMCGVDPDRTYQEVEEALCIIGKAWQDPEGEFEWHGELLDIDPHPLLPRPVQLPHPPLFMACTKKDTLKLAADYGIGALVLGFAGIEEIAELRRTYDAAIAERTGEKFVSTVVNDHFAALCPTIVLDDREQAQQIGARGQRFFAQSIKHWYGAGPVPDEAVDNSVDEVAGIKKAAEEHLAYLHEAKIPVKPGATSVFNVEHAYGSPEDAIAYVERLQAAGADEILCLIQMGTVPQEACLETIRHWGEKVIPHFRKQ, from the coding sequence ATGAAGTTCTCGATGATCTTCGAGGCGCAGATGACCAACCCGTCGGCCGACCACGAACGCCAGGTGTTGCGTGACTGTGTCGAGCAGGCGGTGCTGGCCGAGGAGATGGGCTTCGACACCGTGTGGGCCGTGGAGCACCACGGGCTGAAGTGGTACGCGCATATGAGCGCCCCGGAGATCTTCCTGACCTGGGTCGCCGCGCGGACCTCCCGCATCCGGATCGGGCACGGCGTGGTGTGCATGCCGTTCAACTTCAACCATCCGGTGCGCGCCGCCGAACGCGCCGCGATGCTCGACGTGCTCTCCGGCGGCCGGGTCAACCTCGGCGCCGGCCGCGGCGCCACCCCGCAGGAGACCTCCATGTGCGGCGTCGACCCCGACCGCACCTATCAGGAGGTCGAGGAGGCCCTGTGCATCATCGGCAAGGCCTGGCAGGACCCGGAGGGCGAATTCGAGTGGCACGGTGAGCTTCTCGATATCGACCCGCATCCGCTGCTGCCCCGTCCGGTGCAGCTGCCGCACCCGCCGCTGTTCATGGCGTGCACCAAGAAGGACACCCTGAAACTGGCGGCCGACTACGGAATCGGAGCGCTGGTCCTCGGCTTCGCGGGCATCGAGGAGATCGCCGAACTGCGCCGCACCTATGACGCGGCCATCGCCGAGCGGACGGGGGAGAAGTTCGTCTCCACCGTGGTCAACGACCATTTCGCGGCGCTGTGCCCGACGATCGTGCTCGACGATCGGGAGCAGGCCCAGCAGATCGGCGCTCGCGGCCAGCGTTTCTTCGCCCAGTCGATCAAGCACTGGTACGGCGCGGGCCCGGTCCCGGACGAGGCGGTCGACAACAGTGTCGACGAGGTCGCGGGCATCAAGAAGGCCGCCGAGGAACACCTCGCCTACCTGCACGAGGCGAAGATCCCCGTGAAGCCCGGCGCCACTTCGGTTTTCAACGTGGAGCACGCCTACGGCAGCCCCGAGGACGCCATCGCCTACGTCGAACGGCTGCAAGCGGCGGGCGCCGACGAAATCCTGTGCCTGATCCAGATGGGCACGGTGCCGCAGGAAGCCTGCCTCGAGACCATCCGCCACTGGGGCGAGAAGGTCATCCCGCACTTCCGCAAGCAGTAA
- a CDS encoding glucose 1-dehydrogenase, producing the protein MDQDREGRLAGKVALITGGARGMGAEHVRRFVAEGARVVFGDVLDDAGKELAAEIGPACHYLHHDVTSETDWAAAVTEAQGRFGRLDVLVNNAGILRFQSIADMPVRDFTTILNVNVTGTWLGIKSVAAALTESGGGSIVNVSSVEGFIGAAGLSAYSASKFAIRGVTKSAARELGKQGIRVNSVHPGGIATPMTEAAGSGVDGDKFFAGLPISRWGQPAEVTEAVVFLASDAASYCTGTEVVVDGGMLTGAGY; encoded by the coding sequence ATGGATCAGGATCGAGAGGGTCGGCTCGCGGGCAAGGTCGCGTTGATCACCGGAGGCGCGCGCGGCATGGGCGCCGAGCATGTGCGGCGGTTCGTCGCGGAGGGTGCGCGGGTGGTGTTCGGTGACGTGCTCGACGACGCGGGCAAGGAACTGGCGGCCGAGATCGGACCCGCCTGTCACTATCTGCATCACGACGTGACGAGTGAAACCGATTGGGCGGCAGCGGTTACCGAGGCGCAGGGACGTTTCGGGCGGCTCGATGTGCTGGTCAACAATGCGGGGATACTGCGGTTTCAGTCCATCGCGGACATGCCGGTGCGGGATTTCACCACCATCCTGAACGTCAATGTGACCGGCACCTGGCTCGGGATCAAGTCCGTGGCAGCGGCTTTGACCGAGTCCGGTGGCGGGTCGATCGTGAACGTCTCCTCGGTCGAGGGCTTTATCGGTGCGGCCGGACTATCCGCGTACAGCGCGAGCAAGTTCGCGATTCGCGGGGTGACCAAGTCGGCGGCGCGGGAGCTGGGCAAGCAAGGGATCCGGGTCAACTCGGTGCATCCCGGCGGTATCGCCACGCCGATGACGGAGGCGGCCGGTTCCGGCGTCGATGGCGACAAGTTCTTTGCGGGACTGCCGATTTCGCGGTGGGGTCAGCCCGCCGAGGTGACCGAGGCGGTGGTGTTCCTGGCCTCGGATGCCGCGAGCTATTGCACGGGCACCGAGGTCGTGGTCGACGGCGGCATGCTGACCGGCGCCGGTTACTGA
- a CDS encoding glucose 1-dehydrogenase has translation MGRVNGKTVIVTGGARGMGAAFARRLVAEGAAVVVTDVRTDEGKAVAAELGERAVYLPLDVTDESAWQSVVSEAERLFGPVSGLVNNAGIVHVDPIEQLAEADFRKVLDVNQIGVFLGMKAVVGSMRRAGGGSIVNISSIGGIIAFSNILGYVASKWAVRGMTKAAAQEFGADGIRVNSVHPGVVATEMTEESERSHAMVADQPLPRAAAPEELASLVLFLISDEAGYCTGSEFVADGGYTTK, from the coding sequence ATGGGCAGGGTCAACGGCAAGACGGTGATCGTCACCGGCGGCGCCCGCGGCATGGGTGCGGCGTTCGCGCGGCGTCTGGTCGCCGAGGGGGCCGCGGTGGTGGTCACCGATGTGCGCACCGACGAAGGCAAGGCGGTCGCCGCCGAACTCGGCGAGCGGGCGGTGTACCTGCCGCTCGATGTCACCGACGAATCCGCCTGGCAGTCCGTGGTTTCCGAGGCCGAACGGCTGTTCGGGCCGGTGTCGGGCCTGGTCAACAATGCGGGCATCGTGCATGTCGACCCGATCGAACAGCTCGCCGAGGCGGATTTCCGCAAGGTACTCGACGTGAACCAGATCGGGGTGTTCCTCGGCATGAAGGCCGTGGTGGGCTCGATGCGCCGGGCCGGGGGCGGTTCGATCGTCAATATCTCCTCGATCGGCGGCATCATCGCCTTCAGCAACATCCTCGGCTATGTCGCCTCCAAGTGGGCGGTGCGCGGAATGACCAAGGCGGCCGCGCAGGAGTTCGGCGCCGACGGCATCCGCGTCAACTCGGTGCATCCCGGCGTGGTCGCCACCGAGATGACCGAGGAATCCGAGCGCTCGCACGCGATGGTCGCCGACCAGCCGCTCCCCCGTGCCGCGGCCCCGGAGGAATTGGCCAGTCTGGTGCTGTTCCTGATTTCCGACGAAGCCGGCTACTGCACCGGCTCCGAATTCGTCGCCGACGGCGGCTACACCACCAAGTAA
- a CDS encoding SDR family oxidoreductase, translating to MKNFQDKVAVITGAGAGIGRALALELADAGARLALSGRNLDNVAETAALCEKAGARARAYKLDVTDRTAVYAHAEDVHADFGPANVLVNNAGVSLTANVEELSWEDFEWIVNINFWGVMYGTKAFLPQLITSGDAHIANVSSMFGLAACPSQSAYNATKFGIRGFTDALRQEMKIAGHQVGVSCVHPGMVKTGIAWKARAGGDRDRDALAANFDRLAKTTPESAAKAMLKGIRKDKAQILIGADARVIALLPRLFGAGYQKIITAQMKKEVA from the coding sequence GTGAAGAACTTTCAGGACAAAGTCGCCGTCATCACCGGCGCCGGTGCGGGCATCGGGCGGGCGCTCGCGCTCGAATTGGCCGATGCCGGTGCACGTTTGGCCTTGTCCGGCCGCAACCTCGACAATGTCGCCGAAACGGCAGCGCTGTGCGAGAAAGCCGGCGCCCGGGCCCGCGCCTACAAACTCGACGTCACCGACCGCACCGCGGTCTATGCCCACGCCGAGGACGTACACGCCGATTTCGGCCCGGCCAACGTGCTGGTCAACAATGCCGGGGTCTCGCTGACCGCCAATGTCGAAGAACTCAGCTGGGAAGACTTCGAGTGGATCGTCAACATCAACTTCTGGGGCGTCATGTACGGCACCAAAGCCTTTCTGCCCCAGCTGATCACCTCCGGTGACGCCCACATCGCCAACGTCTCCTCCATGTTCGGCCTCGCCGCCTGCCCCAGCCAAAGCGCCTACAACGCAACCAAATTCGGCATTCGCGGTTTCACCGACGCGCTCCGCCAGGAAATGAAGATCGCGGGCCACCAGGTCGGCGTCAGCTGCGTCCACCCCGGCATGGTCAAAACCGGCATCGCCTGGAAGGCCCGCGCCGGCGGCGACCGCGACCGCGACGCCCTCGCCGCCAACTTCGACCGCCTGGCCAAAACCACCCCCGAATCCGCCGCCAAGGCCATGCTCAAGGGCATCCGCAAGGACAAGGCCCAAATCCTCATCGGCGCCGACGCCCGCGTCATCGCCCTGCTCCCCCGCCTGTTCGGCGCCGGCTACCAGAAGATCATCACCGCCCAGATGAAGAAGGAAGTCGCCTGA
- a CDS encoding TAXI family TRAP transporter solute-binding subunit translates to MSAVAKGFVRSRSAGVIAVLGVAVLSAGLLTGCGGRRDAPKTDAGGEVNCEVHQETRVGIATGNATGVYFALGNAYADQISQATNGTVKATAAETGASVQNIQQLVAGTYQVAFSLADSAADAVLGTGSFDGKKQPVQALTRLYPNYTQVVVRKGANINSVADMRGKRVSTGSPKSGTEVIANRVLQAAGLNPDSDISAQRLDLTKTVDGMKDGSIDAMFFSGGLPTPGITDLFTSARDQVKFLDIAGLNAAMQKVSPVYEEGTIPAATYGLPADAKTIVVPNVLLVRDDLDANLACVLAKTVFDRKPQLEQANSAAKGIVKDNAKKTEPVPLHRGAAHALTQG, encoded by the coding sequence ATGAGCGCAGTCGCAAAGGGTTTCGTCAGGTCCAGATCGGCGGGGGTGATCGCGGTGCTCGGCGTCGCGGTGCTGTCGGCCGGACTGCTCACCGGCTGCGGTGGTCGCCGCGACGCACCGAAGACCGACGCGGGCGGGGAGGTGAATTGCGAAGTGCACCAAGAGACTCGGGTCGGCATCGCCACCGGTAACGCGACCGGCGTCTACTTCGCGCTCGGAAACGCCTACGCCGACCAGATCTCGCAGGCCACCAACGGCACGGTCAAGGCCACCGCCGCGGAAACCGGTGCGTCCGTGCAGAACATCCAGCAGCTGGTCGCCGGTACCTACCAGGTCGCGTTCTCGCTGGCCGACTCCGCGGCCGACGCGGTGCTCGGCACCGGCAGCTTCGACGGGAAAAAGCAACCGGTGCAAGCGCTTACGCGCCTGTACCCGAACTACACCCAGGTGGTCGTGCGCAAGGGCGCCAACATCAACTCGGTCGCCGACATGCGCGGCAAGCGCGTCTCCACCGGCTCGCCGAAATCCGGCACCGAGGTGATCGCCAACCGGGTGTTGCAGGCCGCGGGCCTGAACCCGGACAGTGACATCTCCGCCCAGCGTCTCGATCTCACCAAGACCGTGGACGGCATGAAGGACGGCTCCATCGACGCCATGTTCTTCTCCGGCGGCCTGCCCACCCCGGGCATCACCGACCTGTTCACCTCGGCTCGCGACCAGGTCAAGTTCCTCGACATCGCCGGCCTCAACGCCGCGATGCAGAAGGTCAGCCCGGTCTACGAGGAAGGCACCATCCCCGCCGCCACCTACGGACTGCCGGCCGACGCCAAAACCATCGTCGTCCCCAACGTCCTGCTGGTCCGCGACGACCTGGACGCCAACCTGGCCTGCGTCCTCGCCAAGACCGTCTTCGACCGTAAACCCCAACTGGAACAGGCGAACTCGGCCGCCAAAGGCATCGTCAAGGACAACGCCAAAAAGACCGAACCGGTTCCGCTGCACCGCGGCGCCGCCCACGCCCTGACGCAGGGATAA
- a CDS encoding glucose 1-dehydrogenase: MTDLTGKVAIITGAARGQGEAEARLFVEQGARVVLTDVLETEGKAVAESLGDAARFVRHDVGNADDWAAAVRTAVEDFGGLNILVNNAAIYTAKALTDTSAEELERILRVNLIGSFLGIQAVVGPMAAAGGGSIVNISSQAGLQGLPGHAAYGASKWALRGLTKTAALELGPAGIRVNSVHPGPIATPMIGHLGLTTGPGSFPTLPLGRVGLPAEVGSLVAFLASDEAAFITGAELAIDGGLSAGPFIPQ; encoded by the coding sequence ATGACCGATCTCACCGGCAAAGTCGCCATTATCACCGGCGCGGCGCGTGGCCAAGGCGAGGCCGAAGCCCGCCTCTTCGTCGAACAAGGCGCCCGCGTCGTCCTCACCGACGTCCTGGAGACCGAGGGCAAGGCGGTCGCCGAATCCCTCGGTGACGCAGCCCGTTTCGTCCGCCACGATGTCGGCAACGCCGACGACTGGGCCGCCGCGGTGCGCACCGCGGTCGAGGATTTCGGCGGCCTGAACATTCTCGTCAACAACGCCGCCATCTACACCGCCAAGGCGCTGACCGACACCAGTGCCGAAGAGCTGGAACGCATCCTGCGCGTCAACCTGATCGGCTCCTTCCTCGGCATCCAAGCCGTGGTCGGCCCCATGGCGGCGGCGGGCGGCGGCTCCATCGTCAACATCTCGTCTCAGGCCGGGCTGCAAGGACTTCCGGGCCACGCCGCCTACGGCGCCTCCAAATGGGCTCTGCGCGGCCTCACCAAAACCGCCGCCCTGGAACTGGGCCCGGCAGGCATCCGCGTCAACTCGGTGCACCCCGGTCCCATCGCCACCCCGATGATCGGCCACCTCGGCCTCACCACCGGCCCCGGCAGCTTCCCGACCTTGCCCCTCGGCCGAGTCGGCCTCCCGGCGGAGGTCGGCAGCCTCGTAGCCTTCCTGGCCTCCGACGAAGCCGCCTTCATCACCGGCGCCGAGCTCGCCATCGACGGCGGCCTCTCCGCCGGGCCCTTCATCCCCCAGTAA